A stretch of the Lolium perenne isolate Kyuss_39 chromosome 3, Kyuss_2.0, whole genome shotgun sequence genome encodes the following:
- the LOC127344311 gene encoding E3 ubiquitin-protein ligase PUB23-like, producing the protein MAAMAPPSAPPAEVPSYFLCPISLQLMRDPVTLPTGISYDRAAISRWLASPASSTCPVTRQPLEPELHLTPNDTLRRLIGSWIATLAPGSGLDEEEVAALRPLHRDELASLLSDAAAAQVGALRKLGELAAESDHRRAMLESQDGVFDVLSRVLTGASACSTAREEAVGVLASLRIPEQELARIVSRHGNLAASLTAVLRSSNLQSRAQAVRLVRALADVAVPAWVIGLEQELLAEVIRVVRDRVSTRATKAALHALSALCPYGRNRVKIVGAGAVPALVELLLDEPERRVCELALAVLDRLCTCAEGRAELVAHAAGVAVVGKKVLRVSEAASERAVRVLRSVVRHAATPAVLQEMAQAGVVGKLCLALRSDLCGVKTKEKVHEMLKLHSRVWKSSPCLSPKFLALYPS; encoded by the coding sequence ATGGCAGCCATGGCGCCACCGAGCGCGCCTCCCGCCGAGGTGCCATCCTACTTTCTCTGCCCGATCTCGCTGCAGCTCATGCGCGACCCGGTGACTCTCCCCACCGGCATCTCCTACGACCGCGCCGCCATCTCGCGCTGGCTCGCCTCGCCCGCCTCAAGCACCTGCCCCGTCACGCGCCAGCCGCTCGAGCCGGAGCTCCACCTCACGCCCAACGACACCCTCCGCCGCCTCATCGGCTCCTGGATCGCGACCCTCGCCCCCGGCTCTggcctcgacgaggaggaggtggccgcgctgAGGCCCCTGCACAGGGACGAGCTCGCGTCGCTGCTCTCCGACGCCGCCGCGGCCCAGGTCGGCGCGCTCAGGAAGCTGGGGGAGCTGGCGGCCGAGTCCGACCACAGGCGGGCAATGCTGGAGTCCCAGGACGGGGTGTTCGACGTGCTGTCCCGCGTGCTCACCGGCGCCAGCGCCTGCTCCACGGCGCGGGAGGAGGCCGTCGGTGTCCTCGCGTCGCTCCGGATCCCGGAGCAGGAACTGGCCCGCATCGTGTCCAGGCACGGCAACCTGGCGGCGTCCCTCACCGCTGTGCTCCGCTCGTCGAACCTGCAGTCGCGGGCGCAGGCCGTGCGGCTCGTGAGGGCCCTCGCGGACGTGGCGGTGCCGGCATGGGTGATCGGGCTGGAGCAGGAGCTCCTCGCCGAGGTGATCCGCGTGGTCCGCGACCGCGTCTCCACCCGCGCAACCAAGGCGGCGCTCCACGCGCTCTCCGCGCTGTGCCCGTACGGCAGGAACCGCGTCAAGATCGTCGGCGCCGGCGCGGTGCCGGCTCTCGTTGAGCTGCTTCTGGACGAGCCCGAGAGGCGGGTCTGCGAGCTCGCGTTGGCAGTGCTGGACCGGCTGTGCACGTGCGCCGAGGGGCGTGCGGAACTGGTGGCGCACGCCgcgggcgtggctgtggtgggcaAGAAGGTGCTACGGGTCTCCGAGGCGGCGAGCGAGCGGGCGGTGCGCGTGCTCCGGTCCGTGGTCCGGCACGCGGCGACGCCCGCGGTGCTGCAGGAGATGGCGCAGGCCGGCGTCGTGGGCAAGCTGTGCCTCGCGCTGCGATCGGACCTGTGCGGGGTCAAGACCAAGGAGAAGGTGCACGAGATGCTCAAGCTGCACTCCAGGGTTTGGAAGAGCTCGCCTTGCTTGTCTCCCAAGTTCTTGGCGCTCTACCCTTCATGA